From Bacteroidota bacterium, a single genomic window includes:
- a CDS encoding Do family serine endopeptidase, with translation MKKIVGYFLAAFVGGVAASFIGFKMQSPQGTSVSDITNPYPVKYVNMNTSTPENTIDFTKSASMSVHAVVHVKTISEVENVYNSFDPWHDFFFGPQQRQPHQQMSSGSGVIISPDGYIITNNHVVSKADKIEITLNDKRTFTAKVIGKDPTTDLALLKIDEKNLPYLSYGNSDELKIGEWVLAVGNPFNLNSTVTAGIVSAKARNINIITNNNKGLPAIESFIQTDAAVNPGNSGGALVTTNGLLIGINSAIASNTGSYTGYSFAIPVNIVRKVVADLLEFGEVQRAFIGVNIRDLDSKLAQEKNISDLKGVYVEGLTEGGSAEEAGIVQGDIISKIADVNINNVPELQEQVSRFRPGDKIMVTIKRDGKEKIIPVMLKNKDGNVDLVKKETAEVFSVLGASFEDASVEEKKKLNIGGGLKITNLGSGKLRVSGIKEGFIITSVDKKKVNTIDDLKAALENKLGGVLIEGVYPNGTKGYYAFGI, from the coding sequence ATGAAAAAGATAGTTGGATACTTTTTAGCTGCATTTGTAGGTGGTGTTGCGGCATCCTTCATTGGATTTAAAATGCAATCACCTCAAGGAACTTCTGTTTCGGACATTACCAATCCATATCCGGTAAAGTATGTAAATATGAATACATCTACACCGGAAAATACAATTGATTTTACAAAATCTGCCAGCATGTCGGTTCATGCAGTGGTGCACGTAAAAACAATTTCAGAGGTGGAAAATGTATATAATAGCTTTGACCCTTGGCACGATTTCTTTTTTGGACCACAACAACGTCAGCCACATCAGCAAATGTCGTCAGGTTCAGGAGTAATTATTTCTCCGGATGGTTACATTATTACCAACAACCATGTGGTATCAAAAGCCGATAAAATAGAAATTACCTTAAACGACAAACGTACTTTTACCGCCAAAGTTATAGGTAAAGACCCTACCACCGATTTGGCACTTTTAAAAATAGATGAAAAAAACTTGCCTTATTTGTCATACGGCAATTCTGACGAATTGAAAATTGGGGAATGGGTTTTGGCTGTTGGCAATCCATTTAACCTAAACTCTACTGTTACTGCCGGAATTGTAAGTGCTAAGGCTAGAAATATTAATATCATAACCAACAATAACAAAGGGTTGCCTGCTATAGAATCTTTTATACAAACTGATGCGGCTGTAAATCCTGGAAATAGTGGTGGTGCGCTTGTTACAACAAACGGTCTTTTAATTGGCATTAATAGTGCTATTGCATCAAATACAGGTTCCTATACCGGTTATTCTTTTGCTATTCCGGTAAACATAGTTAGAAAAGTGGTAGCCGATTTATTAGAATTTGGAGAAGTGCAACGAGCGTTTATTGGTGTAAACATTAGAGATTTGGATTCTAAGTTGGCTCAAGAAAAAAACATTTCCGATTTAAAGGGTGTGTATGTTGAGGGATTGACAGAAGGCGGTTCTGCAGAAGAAGCAGGAATAGTTCAAGGAGATATTATTAGCAAAATAGCCGATGTAAATATCAATAATGTACCCGAACTACAAGAACAAGTAAGCCGATTTAGACCAGGAGATAAGATTATGGTTACCATTAAACGAGATGGCAAGGAAAAGATTATTCCTGTAATGCTTAAAAATAAAGATGGTAATGTAGATCTTGTAAAAAAAGAAACAGCCGAAGTGTTTTCTGTGTTGGGTGCTTCTTTTGAAGACGCATCAGTAGAAGAAAAGAAAAAGTTGAATATTGGTGGTGGTTTAAAAATAACAAATTTAGGCAGCGGAAAGCTTCGAGTTTCAGGTATAAAAGAGGGCTTTATTATTACCAGTGTAGATAAAAAGAAGGTAAATACCATTGATGATTTAAAAGCTGCACTTGAGAATAAGCTTGGTGGTGTGTTAATTGAAGGCGTTTATCCAAATGGAACAAAAGGTTATTACGCATTTGGAATATAG
- a CDS encoding tetratricopeptide repeat protein codes for MAKKDKKNSSNKEVKINPWVVFTGFLAISIIVFKPCFSALLTNWDDGSYVTDNLLIRSLSLKDIFSAFVVGNYHPITMLSYALEYHFFKINPTVFHTTNVLLHAVNSFLVFILVQKITKQNFIALFTSVLFCIHPFHVEPVAWVADRKDLLATLFFLLGIRAYLQYIASSTNKHYFFVIMFFLLSVLSKATSVVFPIVLILLDYLLMEKIELKKWLNKLPLLAISIAFGFLAIKAQSDTPAMGVRVDYNFLDRFFLGCYSFALYIINAVFPIKLSAYHPYPVMQAGRFSFLVYLSVIPVIAVVGLLIYYLKQRHKLPFVLLTFFLVTIGLLLQFIPVGFAIIAERYTYLPFIGLFALIAFYWHRFAKQKKYFWIAPIMYSLVLAFISFDRCKVWQNSLTLWTDVIEKYDKAELAYLNRGIIYAGSGQIQKGYDDFNKAIESYPDYLQAYNNRGLAKYDLGNVQGSIEDFNKAIQIDSTFYESLNNRGLSFLTLKQHDKAFSDFNAAIKFKPDFALAYYNRGNAFAELGEIEKAKVDIQQAANLYKQQNNLQLANRVLNRFKEL; via the coding sequence ATGGCTAAAAAAGATAAAAAAAACAGTTCCAATAAAGAGGTAAAAATTAACCCTTGGGTAGTTTTTACCGGCTTTTTGGCTATATCCATAATCGTGTTTAAGCCTTGTTTTTCTGCCCTACTTACCAATTGGGACGATGGTAGTTATGTTACAGATAATTTATTAATACGGTCGCTTTCGCTAAAAGATATTTTTAGTGCGTTTGTGGTAGGAAATTACCATCCAATTACCATGCTTTCCTATGCACTGGAATACCATTTTTTTAAAATAAATCCTACAGTATTTCATACAACAAATGTTTTGCTGCATGCAGTTAATTCTTTCTTGGTTTTTATTCTAGTACAAAAAATAACTAAGCAGAATTTTATTGCATTATTTACCAGTGTGCTTTTTTGTATTCATCCTTTCCATGTTGAGCCTGTGGCATGGGTTGCCGACAGAAAGGATTTGTTGGCTACGCTGTTTTTTTTACTTGGAATACGAGCATATTTACAATACATAGCTTCCAGTACAAATAAGCACTATTTTTTTGTAATTATGTTTTTTCTTTTGTCTGTATTGTCAAAAGCCACATCTGTAGTATTTCCAATTGTATTGATTCTGTTGGACTACTTATTGATGGAAAAAATAGAATTAAAAAAGTGGCTCAACAAGCTGCCTTTGCTTGCCATTTCTATTGCATTTGGCTTTCTAGCCATAAAAGCACAAAGCGATACACCTGCAATGGGCGTAAGGGTTGATTATAACTTTTTAGATCGATTTTTTTTAGGCTGCTATAGTTTTGCCTTATACATTATCAATGCTGTTTTTCCTATTAAGTTATCTGCTTATCATCCTTACCCCGTGATGCAAGCTGGGCGATTTTCGTTTTTGGTTTATTTATCCGTTATTCCTGTAATAGCAGTGGTTGGTTTGTTAATTTATTACTTGAAACAGAGACACAAACTTCCATTTGTGTTGTTGACTTTTTTCTTGGTAACTATTGGATTGCTTTTACAATTTATTCCTGTGGGGTTTGCTATAATAGCAGAGCGTTATACGTATTTGCCATTTATTGGATTGTTTGCTTTAATCGCGTTTTATTGGCATCGATTTGCAAAGCAGAAAAAATATTTTTGGATTGCCCCAATTATGTATTCATTAGTTTTGGCTTTTATTTCATTCGATCGCTGTAAAGTTTGGCAAAATAGTTTAACCCTTTGGACAGATGTTATTGAGAAATACGATAAAGCTGAATTGGCTTACTTGAATCGTGGAATTATATATGCTGGTTCGGGTCAAATTCAGAAAGGATATGATGATTTTAATAAAGCAATTGAGTCGTACCCTGATTATTTGCAAGCTTATAATAACCGAGGTTTGGCTAAATATGATTTAGGAAATGTGCAAGGTTCAATAGAAGATTTTAACAAGGCTATTCAAATTGATTCTACTTTTTACGAATCATTGAATAATAGAGGTCTTTCTTTTCTTACCCTAAAGCAGCACGATAAAGCATTTTCGGATTTTAATGCTGCCATAAAATTTAAACCCGATTTTGCCTTGGCATACTATAATAGAGGGAATGCTTTTGCAGAATTGGGCGAAATAGAGAAAGCAAAAGTTGATATACAACAAGCGGCAAATTTATATAAACAACAAAATAATTTGCAGCTTGCGAATCGGGTTTTAAATAGATTTAAAGAACTTTAA
- a CDS encoding diaminopimelate epimerase, producing the protein MNIDFYKYEGTGNDFIILDDRSESFDVSNQSTIEKLCDRRFGIGADGLMLLRNCTGYDFEMVYFNSDGKQSSMCGNGGRCIVAFANKIGVINAKTTFKAIDGPHEAIVEKDGIIKLKMCNVSSIEKNSDFYFLNTGSPHFVRFVKDIEQLNVFEEGRKVRYNDRFKTEGTNVNFVEFANKSIIIRTYERGVENETLSCGTGVTAAAIAAFIQDSSILDIATNTVLVKARGGDLKVSFSTANNILFENIWLQGAAKFVFKGVITI; encoded by the coding sequence ATGAATATAGATTTTTATAAATACGAAGGCACAGGAAATGATTTTATCATATTAGATGATAGATCCGAATCGTTTGATGTTTCAAATCAATCAACAATAGAGAAACTGTGCGACAGAAGATTTGGAATAGGAGCAGATGGTCTAATGTTATTACGAAATTGCACCGGATATGATTTTGAAATGGTCTATTTTAATTCGGATGGAAAGCAAAGCAGTATGTGCGGAAATGGAGGTAGGTGTATCGTTGCTTTTGCAAATAAAATTGGTGTAATTAATGCCAAAACTACGTTTAAAGCTATTGATGGCCCTCATGAAGCAATAGTTGAAAAAGATGGAATCATAAAGCTTAAAATGTGTAATGTAAGCTCAATTGAAAAGAACTCCGATTTCTATTTTTTAAATACAGGATCGCCACACTTTGTCAGATTTGTGAAGGATATCGAACAACTAAATGTTTTTGAAGAGGGACGAAAAGTGAGGTATAATGATAGGTTTAAGACAGAAGGTACAAATGTAAATTTTGTCGAATTTGCCAATAAAAGTATCATAATAAGAACATACGAAAGAGGGGTTGAAAATGAAACGCTCTCTTGCGGCACAGGTGTTACCGCTGCTGCTATTGCTGCATTTATACAAGATTCATCTATTTTAGATATTGCTACAAATACGGTGTTGGTAAAGGCTAGGGGGGGAGATTTAAAAGTGTCGTTCTCAACTGCCAACAATATTTTATTTGAAAACATTTGGTTGCAAGGAGCTGCTAAGTTTGTATTTAAAGGCGTTATTACTATTTAA